One Salvia splendens isolate huo1 chromosome 1, SspV2, whole genome shotgun sequence genomic window, aattcgggtctaactagggtctaagccctacttaggctagtgcactgatggggattgtgagccgtcctttgggtcgaccggtctagtgatcgagtttgtggccacattcttgtttcacatgatggttcagatatggtacttgatggaggatgatgatgatatttgtctgcgcagacactttttttatggaaatgattttagtgtttctcggcattttaaagtaaaacccgagtttcactcaacaatggcttgacataactttattggtaaaatgtattttgggcatgagttcactgagtgcatcaagtactcagtccctgcatgtgttttccctatgtgcaggttggttgagcgttgacgaggacgaaggatgttgagcatttggacaaagaccgcattcaataaatgttctggttgctattgtgtcttcatacatagtagtagctaactctcaaatgcttccgctatgccatgTTTTAAAACTCTTATGTTTTTCTTTAATCTGTTGGACTATTTCCCTACGAATCTTGTTGCTTCGTGATTCCAAactataatttggtaataaagtttcatcttttgatttacatgtcgtaccccttgattgtttcccctttcttccccacttcttaattcccccattagttgcgacccaccgtactttctatccttaggaagtgcggtcgtgacaagtgCTCCCCACATATTATAtgccaaattttaatttaatgtatGCTAGTTAATTAAGCTAAAACTAATATTTCATAAAAAAGAGCAGATATTAACTGTGCAGTTTTAATATGCGTATTAAATAGATGAGTTAAGaacatgtgattattttttttatagacgTTCGTCGTAACAttccaaaattagaatattacaaaaattaatattttggaaAGAAAGAATGAAATgcaaaattatgaaattcttaaacttgaattcaaatcaaaattatgaaatttctaaaattaaaattataaactcaattagtattaatttatcatAATAATATTGATTGAGTTTGCggtattagttttatttttaaaaatatatactccgtagttaatgttttctctttttctttataaaaatattagaatTATTTGTTCATTAATTATAACATGcaacaaattaaatttgatatattattatACTGATTGAGATGTGAGTTTGTGGCATTGATTTTATTTCCTTATAATcagatattttaatttattttaaattttggaaCATTACAATCAAGCATCGATCAAAACAATTAGCACATATTCATAACTaatctatttaatattttaaaattatataattagtattttctcttttttataaaatattagagtTTTTAGCTCAGTTCATTATATCATACTGTACTATTTGTTGCATGATATATTGAATTGAGTATAAAGAATCTTGTggattaaaatttaaaagtggAAAAATGAATAAGTTTATCGATATTGAAAATTGTAAATAAAGTAATTCTTTTTGAAATATGTTATAAACCTTACTATTTACtgcattttattaaaattagataacaattttttaatacttcatataattaattatttttatattaaattattcaaattaaaaattatacagACTAGTTTTATAAGAAATTCATCATTTTTTGTTTGCTAATAAATATCAGTATTTATTTGAGTGGTGAAATGTcatcaaatatataaaattaataaattacagccctttaaaattttaaagataAGTATTTAAATAAATGCAATAAGAAGGGGAACGATCAAAAAATGTTCATCATAAATTTTTGGGTCCTTTGATGCCAAAATAATTATGTACGCTTAATTTAGAGCTATCCATAAATAGTTGtatttaatacaaaatttagTGGTGATaaagtatatatacataatataaatttaactaaaaataaagtataatataaaattactactccttccatcccacaAAAGATATCACACTTATAGGACGGCACATGATTTTAGGagattttgtgtgttaggttgaaagagaaaatatatacttatattattgtgagaaagaatttttctaaaaatggaaatgtgacatgtttagtgggacaaattaaaaaggaaagtgagacatCGGGAATACTATTTAAGccccattagagcatccacaaccccGGTTCGGATTTAGGCCCCAAAGTCCCCGACACGTCACCATTCCCCTAAATTTCTGTGGCAGGCCACAATTCCTCTAATCCTGCAGGTTCAGTTTCACGGCTTAGGCGCGCCTCGTTCCGTAGTtgcaactattaaattgcactatttaCAACTACAACATATTTTATTCGTAAAATAGAAAACGTTGAACAATTAAAACACAGAAAAATCATTGTTCAgtcgaaaaaaaattataaaccctggaaactgaaaattacaaatcatagaaataaaaattacaagtcctacaaaataaaaattacaagtcCTAGAACAACatatattgaaataatttagaTGATATAAGTGAGAAATTAGTGGAAGAATGTTGAAAAAATGAGATATAAAATaagccaaacaaaaaaaaaacaattagagGGTTCGGGTCCGGCCCGGAGGCCCTCCAATGCTGAGCCGGGCCACAACGGAGCACGGACCCAGGCTGCAACTACGGAACGAGGCGCGCCTAAGCCGTGAAATGGCTCCATCCAACGAGCAGGACGAGACCCAAGTGCGGTCCGGCACGCCTACATTAGGCATGCCATTATGTCAAAAAATCATTTCTATTTACTGTGTCAAGTCTAGTGCAATTGATAGGCCAATTGAGTTAGGCATGCTATTTTGGTCCACGAAATTGGGTAAAATATATGGAGTGATAATAAGAAAAGGCAGTGAGTGACAATCAGTTCGATGGGGGAACGGAACGTCGTTTATTCTTCAACTTGAACGAACGCACACACAAGACAAggccgctgaggtaccgtgtttgaacccctccatagcgatgtcgggccgggttatgggggcgcctggggtgagcgaatcaccttttgtccctaagCTTGGAATTTCCACCCGTCCCCTACCTACGCATCTATTCAACCTAATTATATTGTGACAAAGCCTGCCTGGGGCGTCAACCTATCTCGTCTCCCCCTCAAATACTAGCTCGATGTCTcacatatacacacaatatatctTTGTCTTCTTTCCAAATTTTAATTCTATGCGTATctcccctcttcttcttcttcttcaggtAAAttgctctttttttttttttttttttttttttttgcgacTGCATGATTCATGTTATTTTTAAGTGTTTTCTCCATAGTTTCTCTCTATCCATAGGTCGTGGATTCAGATTCGGTCTTGCCTTTTGGATTTCGCGTGGCCCAATAAATTTGTTTTCTTAATCATATTAGATAGTTTAGGAATTTGAATCTTCAATTCGTTGCGATTCCGTTTCATGTTTTGCAGCATGATTATcctattttcaattttcaatacTATGCCAAATCACCATTTTGATCATAACATTGACGCGCTTATATCCTTATAGTTTGAATTAGTGACCCTTCTGCACTTGAACTTTGGTTATGCGCTTCTTCTCCTAATATACAGACTCTTGTTTCAGGGTCCGCTTTAGGCGGTTTTGTAATGTTACTTTGGTGCATTTCGTATCTGAGGCGAGCTGTGGAACAAGATCGAGTATTTTTTAGAATTGATATACAATGCATCATTTCTAGATGAAATCAACTCAGGGCTGACGTATGGATTCACCTATGTTGCTTATGGCTCACCACCGCAGCCATTCAAAGAAGCCAACATGGATCATTGTATTGGTCTCATTGGTCAGCTTGTTCTTGATTTTTTCATATGTTTATCCTCAGAATTTCGCAGCATGTTATGTGTTCTCATATGATGGCTGCGAGGCATGGGAAAATTGGAATCCTCCTGCACTTACCAAAGAACTAACTGATGATGAAGTTGCTTCTCGAGTTGTAATTAAAGATATCCTTAGTAGGCCTCCCATTATATCCCTCAATCCCAAAATTGCCTTCTTATTTTTGACACCTGGTGCTTTACCGTTTGAAAAGTTATGGGACAAATTTTTCCAGGTAATTCAACTTCTGTTTACTGATCACAcaccaatttaaattactactatttcgataaattttttgttttctgaaGAGATTGAAACTGTCTTTTCATGGACTTAGAGTCTTTCTATGTAGTTTCTGATTTCTCTGTTTAAAAGGACGTTTGAAAAAAATTCCATTTGATTTCAAGTATATATAATTGTGATTGATCTAAATGAATAACAAGTTTAGTATATATGATCATACACATTGAAAGGAGAGGCCCATTTGTGAACCAACTCTAAAGGTATGATAAAGGAATCTAAAGTATCACCAACTAGCTCATCACCCATATGTGAACCAACTCTTCCAGCCAAAAGAGTATGCTGAGGTGAGAAGGGTGTAAATGAAGACTccttttatataaattttagttaGTATAGACTTAGTACTTAAAATTATATGACattcttttttatgtttttcagTTTGGCAACATCTTTTTCTCAAAAATTCCTGTTTTATGGCAGGGTAATGAAGGAAGATTTTCTGTGTACGTTCATGCATCCAAGGATAGACCCGTTCATTTTAGCCATTATTTTATCAATCGGGAAATTCGTAGTGACACGGTCTGTTCTCAATTTCTTTACCCATCTTGGTCAGTATAATTTCACAGTTGACAAAAATAATGTTATTACTTGTGTGCTATTGTAATTCAAACTGTTGTATTTTGTTGAGCTTCCTGTGCTTCTTAAAAACGTATGTATCACTATATGCGAATATCATTAGATCTATGAATTAGTGGTGAGTGGTAACACTGCACAGTTAAGAGTATTATTGTTTCCTAAGATTTTGGCCAAAGTATGCACTGAACACTATCTTGCATGTCCGACTGAACCATTATGTATACTGCGTTTTACTATATGTTGATGGCAttcttttttttaccaaaatgTTTTTTCAGTAAGACATGATAGATTAAGTTCTTATATGCTTAAACAGtcggcatgattttacttaaaGTACAGCCAAGATTTTCCCCCATAGCAGTACCTAATTCTTATGTGTTATAGCTGGTTTGTCCAGGTCAAAATTGGAAACCCTTCTACCACTGGTGGACTAAAATTTCCATTAGATTTGATTCGTGTTAATGTCATAATTTCAGGTAGAGTGGGGGAAAATTTCAATGGTTGATGCTGAAAGACGGCTTCTAGCCAATGCTCTCAAAGATTCAGACAACCAACATTTCGTACTGCTTTCTGATAGGTAGCTGTAAAATACTTAAATATTATTTCTGACAAGTTTCTTCACATTTTCTCTATTATGTGATCTCATGGAATGGCTCAAATACTAATCAGGCATTTTTAATTAATGCAGCTGCATACCACTTCGTAGTTTTGATTTTGTGTATGACTATCTCATGCAGACAAATGTTAGCTTCGTAGATTGGTAAGTCTGACTTTTTCATTTCATCCTTTTCCTTTGCTTATTTTGAGCCATGTATTACCATTAGTTCAGGTTTATGTAATACTTGGCCGCAAGCTTTTTGTATCTAGGTTGGATAAACTGAGACCAAAATTAGTTAAATTGACTACTTTGCTTTTTAAGATTTGCATCATATTGAGCATAACATCCAAAACTAAGTCATGtacaaaaatatactccactTAGTAGGCGATGGAAACCACTACAGTATCCCCATTGCAAGTATTTatcataaaataaatgaagacTGTCAAATTTCACTATTAATTCCCCTTGGGATATCAATGAACAGTTGAATACTAGTAATCAAAGCCCTTTAAGTAAATCTGACTTTTGCTTGTGAATACAAATCAGAAGTAAATACGATACTATTTCTGCAGCTTTGAGGATCCTGGTCCTCATGGAAGTGGCCGATATATCAACTATATGTTACCTGAAGTAGAGAAGAAAGACTTTCGCAAAGGATCCCAGGTGTGTTTCATCATGTGATTATTTGGGAAAAGTACTGATTTGAAATTATTCTCAAATATTAAAGGTTTGGTAAATAGGAGCTGTCCGCTCTACCCCTAATAACTAATAAGTATTCAGATTTTATATTGTTCAAGTATATATAATGTCTTTGAAATTCATCTGGGCATTTAAAAATGTACATTGGACCTTCAAGGCTCTCTATGTTGTATGATGATTTTTAACATTTCTCTTATAGCTCTGTGACAAGAggcatttttaataaaatcaataCCTGTCCTGTTCACTTTTTTGTCATTCTAATTCATGCCATAACATGCTGTATATCAACATGCAGTGGTTCACAATGAAGCGGCAGCATGCTATTGTAATCATGGCTGACAGTCTCTACTTCAGAAAATTCAGGGAGCACTGCAAGGTCATTAAAGTTTATTTTATGAATAATGCTTCAATCCACCTGAACAAGATGAACTAAACTTATGTGTTCTGTCTGTTGCTAGAAATGCCTCTtccttaaattatttatttttgtccatGTAAAAGGTAGGAATACAGGTTTAATTACCATAAATAAAGTAATTAGCACATTGAATATTGCCTCAATGTGTGGATGCTATCTATGCATGTGTATGCATAGGAATGAAGATGAGTTAGAGCCTAGAGGACAAGAAATATGCTCGATATGTGTACTATAGTCTTTATTTCATTTGTCACGTTCTACTTTTGATTATGCCATATACATTTTTTTCTGTGGTTATATTGTACTCCTAGTACACAATACTGGCAGTTACTTTAACATAGTAGATGATTGTTATTACTGAATTCTTACTGATTCAAAGTTTTATAATTCATGCATGATCTAATGTTAATACATAAAGACTACATTTTTTACGAAGCACTATATCGTGATGTGAATATGGTGATGGTTATTCTGCTGTGAAGTAGGAGTAGTTCATTTCTTTGCTGAATTGTGAAATAAACTTAATGAACTTCCAATATACCACAAAATAAACCCAGAATCCAGATTACCTGCATAGGTGTTTAGTTGATCTCAGCAGCTTGTCAGCTTTCCTATTCCAATCACTTACTGATATCTGTCTGATACTATAGGAACAGTGAACATCAGAATGCAAGCAAGCCCTTGTTTCGTGCTTCATTGATAGTTATGCCTCCCTGTGTGCGTGCAGGAGGGTGTACATCCAGTGTATAAATGTTGTATTGCATGTTTTACTTTATAGGCTTCAGGACATAATTTACCACTTGGCATGTGCTACTTAGGGATTCATTTTTCTTGCTAGCTAGAAATTACTtctctttattcaattttttgtgGCATATTGATCAATATGAGATCCCACATCACATTGTACCGTAGTGCTAGTGCTAAATCCTTTCTTTTGATTGAACAGCCAGGCATGGAAGGAGGACGCAACTGCTACTCAGATGAACACTATTTGCCAACATTCTTCCATGTGAGATTGTCATGTTTTTCTCCTTTCGGTTGGTTAGGAACTTAGGATGCACTATTCCATCCATTCTCTTTGTATATAATTCTAGTTTGCATTTTCAGATGCTTGATCCGGCTGGAATAGCCAATTGGTCAGTAACACATGTTGATTGGTCAGAAATGAAGTGGCACCCAAAGTCATACAAATCACGGGATGTTACCATGGAGCTTTTGAGAAATATCACAGTATGGCTACGTTCTTCCAAAGCTACATGAATTATATTGATATAGTAACTTTTATCTGTATTCTTCTTGAAAATATTCCTTGGATAAGATATTGCTGTAAACTAGTTGCCTGAACTATCTAGACACTAAACTTCTCAACTTTTatgcagtctatttcagaaagttTGCACGTAACAAGTGACAAAAAGGTTAGTTTAATGCATGTCTATTATTTTGTTGAGCTTAAATACTAAAAACTATGTTACTTTTCCTTGTGAACTCAGAGACAAGTCAAGCTTACACAGTGCTTATGGAATGGAGTCGAACGCCCGTGTTTTCTATTTGCAAGGAAGTTCTTACCTGAAACACTGAATAGGCTGCTACGTCTTTTCCCCAGCTATACATCTGTTGAGGCGGATTGACAGCCAATGATATGGATTCTTTGGTCGATTAAAACCATTGCAATTGACCCATTCATCTCCAGTTATAGTCTAGCTTCCGTTGTTGTAAAACAAGTGGTTCCATGTCAAGTGCTAGCGGAGATACAGAAGGTGAAGAAATGGCCAACCTCGTTATGATCATTTTATTCGAGATATTTATCCCTATTTTTCTCTGATTCAAATTTTGTTTTCCTTCTAAAGTTGGCATTCCGAAATGGGGATGCCACATAGTAGCGCAGTTGTGATGTAAGAAACTTTCTAATTGTTATATATACTACTTACTAGCTAGTTTAAATGTCCATAAAGTAAGTCGAGTAATTTAGG contains:
- the LOC121748818 gene encoding glycosyltransferase BC10-like; this encodes MDSPMLLMAHHRSHSKKPTWIIVLVSLVSLFLIFSYVYPQNFAACYVFSYDGCEAWENWNPPALTKELTDDEVASRVVIKDILSRPPIISLNPKIAFLFLTPGALPFEKLWDKFFQGNEGRFSVYVHASKDRPVHFSHYFINREIRSDTVEWGKISMVDAERRLLANALKDSDNQHFVLLSDSCIPLRSFDFVYDYLMQTNVSFVDCFEDPGPHGSGRYINYMLPEVEKKDFRKGSQWFTMKRQHAIVIMADSLYFRKFREHCKPGMEGGRNCYSDEHYLPTFFHMLDPAGIANWSVTHVDWSEMKWHPKSYKSRDVTMELLRNITSISESLHVTSDKKRQVKLTQCLWNGVERPCFLFARKFLPETLNRLLRLFPSYTSVEAD